Within Amedibacterium intestinale, the genomic segment AGGAACAACTAGCGTATGTCCTTTTGTTACTTGAGAGATATCCAGAAAAGCTTTTACTTTATCATCCTCATAAATCGTTGCGGAAGGAATCTTTCCTTCAATGATATCACAGAAAATACACATATACATGCCTCCTCTTTCTATAGGGTATTATATCAGTTTACAGATTAAATATAAATGAAAAATAAAAAAAGCGTCTATGCGCTTTAAAAAAACAAATGTTCAATCAAAATTTTACATCCGATAAGAATCAAAATACATCCGCCAAGGATACCTGCATATTTTTCCAGCATATTACCTAAACGATTACCGATGATAACAGCAAGGAATGAAAGAACAAAGGTAATGATACCAATCATTGTGATTGCCTGCAGGATATCTACCTTCAAAAAAGCAAAACTGATACCGACAGCCAAAGCATCAATGCTTGTCGCAATCGCCAGCAGTAAAATTGTTTTGAATGATAGAGAATCATCGACTTCTTCTTCCTTATTGGATAAAGACTCTTTCAACATGTGGACACCGATAAATCCAAGAAGCAAAAAAGCAATCCAGTGATCAAATGCAGAAATTAACTCCTGAAAATAACTGCCTGCCCACCATCCTAACAAAGGCATCAAAGCCTGAAAAAAGCCAAAGAAGAAAGCAAGGATAAAAGCATAACGAAGCAAAAGATGTTTTTTTATGGTCATGCCTTTCGCAATACTTACCGCAAAAGCATCCATGCTTAAACCAATGCCAATCATACATATGGAAAAGATACTCATGAATTTCCTCCTATACTATAAAACCCACATTACGTGGGTAATCATAGCAGAAAATAAGCATATTTTCAATTTTGTTTTATAAAGGAATTTCAGTTAATAAATAAGAATCTAAATCATTAGGGAAAGCAATTCCTACATTTTTTTGATGTCAGAAAGAGATAGGATAAAAGAAAGATTTTGTGCCTTGTTCTTTTGAAAAGAAAAGAGGTAATTGTTTGCAAATCTTATGCGCTTATTTTTTGCCTAAAAATAAAAAGCGAGTAATAAAATATTAGAAATGTAGGAATATGATAAATTCTTTTCTGCTTTCTTTTTCTTCTTTGACGTTAGTATTTCTTTTTTTCTTTTGTAATAAAAAATAAAACATTTTTATAAATAAGTCTTTAAATAAAGGTATTCTGAAGAAAAACAGAGATAAAATTAAAGAGATTTACTACTTATTTACTACATTTCAAATGAGCCTTGATTATGATTGTTAAATTAGACTGAAAAAGGATATTCTAAAGTAAAATTTACTCGGAATATCCTTATATTTTAAAATA encodes:
- a CDS encoding manganese efflux pump MntP, producing the protein MSIFSICMIGIGLSMDAFAVSIAKGMTIKKHLLLRYAFILAFFFGFFQALMPLLGWWAGSYFQELISAFDHWIAFLLLGFIGVHMLKESLSNKEEEVDDSLSFKTILLLAIATSIDALAVGISFAFLKVDILQAITMIGIITFVLSFLAVIIGNRLGNMLEKYAGILGGCILILIGCKILIEHLFF